One genomic region from Phragmites australis chromosome 1, lpPhrAust1.1, whole genome shotgun sequence encodes:
- the LOC133922231 gene encoding autophagy-related protein 18f-like produces the protein MRDGAQAPRRGGGFFSARSLSNYMRIMSSGASTAASTLRSAGASLVNSIANHEEDGSRDQIQWAGFDKLECGGGMLRQVLLLAYKSGFQVWDVEHAGDVRQLESRHDDAVSFIQLLKNPIATKKCEDRLADVRPLLAVACDGTYTGNGNSHDTNVPVFDGTNGAFRNIGSENLPTVIRFYSLRTHEYVHTLKFRSAVYSIRCSPRVIAVSQATQIHCFDAATLERDYTVLTSPTVAQISGYGPLGLGPRWIAYSGIPVPVPDTGRVSPQLLSLSPFVPPPGSNSSVVAYYAKESSKQLAAGIVTLGDVGYKKLSKYCSDFIPNGNGTIKQRNSGYKAKGATNGHLVDSEYAGMVIVRDIISKLLIVQFRAHTSPISALCFDPTGTLLVTASVHGQNINVFRIIPPPHGSASEAGQIGTYFYLYKLQRGITNAVIKDISFSDDSEWIMISSSRGTSHLFAISPYSASTSFHYSDNNPAENNYVVDSSIKPTAHWSQNSTSSLSLSQKTLFVSGPPVTLSVVSRIRNGSNLFKGAVHGAAALATGVSSPISGAVASTFHNCKGADINSDGSSRGMKYYLLVFSPSGSIIQYVLHLSAEQDSGFDFPSGPISYGSERETDRKFVIEALQKWDVCHKRNRRDSAESFTYSDFENGENNKLFQKVMKKGTSIYLFDCADENKKLSADENRNFYISESELQTHVVQIPLWSRSGIHFQVMWGGTSEADNIDTVSGEVEIEKIHTHNVESRSRNLIPVFDSLHTSRFQQTRLNTPDTNRYGLLQRQKSEISEDGRLSCRSSCSSLDCMSEGPKSSGDSAFSKYVVDGSVSAVNKNPNVNSHAELVNNTGSLKSEAQLGYVNSKEDGEDREQLPDL, from the exons ATGCGGGACGGCGCGCAGGCTCCTCGCCGGGGCGGGGGGTTCTTCTCGGCGCGGTCGCTCTCTAACTACATGCGGATCATGTCGTCGGGGGCGTCCACGGCCGCCTCCACGCTGCGGTCGGCGGGCGCGTCGCTGGTGAACTCGATCGCGAACCACGAGGAGGATGGCAGCCGTGACCAG ATACAATGGGCTGGTTTTGATAAACTCGAGTGTGGGGGTGGCATGCTACGACAAGTTTTATTGCTGGCATACAAATCTGGCTTCCAAGTATGGGATGTCGAACATGCTGGTGATGTAAGGCAGCTAGAGTCCAGACACGATGATGCTGTTTCTTTCATACAACTGCTAAAGAATCCAATTGCCACAAAAAAATGTGAAGACAGATTGGCAGATGTACGGCCATTGCTAGCTGTTGCCTGTGATGGAACTTACACAGGAAATGGAAACAGCCATGATACTAATGTCCCTGTTTTCGATGGAACCAATGGTGCTTTCCGTAATATAGGCAGTGAAAACCTTCCTACTGTCATTCGCTTTTATTCATTGAGGACCCATGAGTACGTGCATACATTGAAGTTCAGGTCAGCTGTTTATTCCATAAGGTGCAGTCCGAGAGTCATAGCTGTTTCTCAGGCTACTCAG ATACATTGTTTTGATGCTGCGACATTGGAGAGAGATTATACTGTTCTTACCAGTCCTACAGTTGCACAAATTTCAGGTTATGGCCCACTCGGATTGGGCCCTAGATGGATTGCGTATTCTGGGATTCCAGTTCCGGTTCCAGATACAGGACGTGTTAGCCCTCAGCTTCTTAGTCTGTCTCCCTTTGTTCCACCTCCTGGTTCAAACAGCAGTGTGGTGGCATACTATGCAAAAGAATCAAGCAAGCAACTGGCTGCTGGCATTGTAACACTTGGTGATGTTGGATATAAGAAGTTGTCAAAGTATTGTTCAGATTTCATTCCAAATGGTAATGGTACTATAAAGCAAAGGAATTCTGGCTACAAAGCAAAGGGAGCAACAAATGGGCACCTCGTTGACAGTGAATATGCTGGAATG GTCATTGTTCGAGATATTATCTCTAAATTATTAATAGTTCAGTTCAGGGCACATACTAGTCCCATTTCGGCACTTTGCTTTGATCCCACTGGAACTTTGCTGGTGACAGCTTCTGTTCATGGTCAAAATATCAATGTTTTCCGCATTATACCTCCTCCACATGGGAGTGCATCGGAAGCTGGTCAAATTGGAACCTATTTTTATCTGTACAAGTTGCAAAGAGGCATCACCAACGCG GTTATAAAAGACATCAGCTTTAGCGATGATAGTGAGTGGATAATGATTAGCTCTTCAAGAGGAACTAGTCATTTGTTTGCAATATCTCCATATAGTGCATCAACAAGCTTTCACTACAGCGATAACAACCCTGCAGAAAATAATTATGTGGTGGATTCATCAATTAAGCCTACTGCTCATTGGTCCCAAAACTCAACATCCTCTTTGAGTCTCAGTCAGAAGACACTTTTCGTATCTGGACCCCCTGTTACATTGTCTGTTGTTAGTAGGATAAGAAATGGGAGCAACTTATTTAAGGGTGCTGTCCATGGCGCTGCAGCATTGGCAACAGGTGTTTCCAGTCCGATTTCTGGTGCTGTTGCTTCAACATTTCACAACTGCAAGGGTGCTGACATTAATTCAGATGGCAGTTCACGTGGCATGAAGTATTATTTACTAGTGTTTTCTCCATCAGGAAGCATCATACAGTATGTTCTTCATCTCTCAGCCGAACAGGATTCTGGGTTTGATTTCCCCTCGGGCCCCATTTCCTATGGATCAGAAAGAGAAACTGATAGGAAGTTTGTTATTGAAGCACTTCAAAAGTGGGATGTTTGTCATAAAAGAAATAGAAGAGACAGTGCTGAGAGTTTCACATATAGTGATTTTGAGAATGGAGAAAATAATAAACTTTTCCAGAAAGTGATGAAGAAAGGAACTAGTATCTATCTGTTCGATTGTGCTGATGAAAATAAAAAGCTCAGTGCTGACGAAAATCGTAACTTCTATATTTCTGAGAGTGAGTTGCAGACACATGTTGTGCAGATTCCACTCTGGTCGAGATCTGGG ATACACTTTCAAGTAATGTGGGGTGGAACTTCAGAAGCAGACAATATTGATACAGTTTCAGGGGAAGTTGAAATAGAAAAAATCCATACTCATAATGTAGAATCAAGATCGAGGAATCTCATACCAGTCTTTGACTCTCTTCATACGTCAAGGTTTCAACAGACAAG GTTGAACACTCCTGATACTAACAGGTATGGACTGCTGCAGCGGCAGAAGTCTGAAATTTCAGAAGATGGTAGACTCTCTTGCAGAAGCAGTTGTAGTTCTTTGGACTGCATGTCTGAAGGCCCCAAAAGCTCTGGTGACAGTGCTTTCAGTAAATATGTAGTAGATGGTAGCGTATCTGCTGTAAATAAGAATCCAAATGTTAACAGCCATGCCGAGCTTGTAAATAATACTGGGAGCCTTAAGTCAGAGGCCCAGCTCGGATATGTAAATAGCAAAGAGGATGGTGAAGATAGAGAGCAACTCCCAGACTTGTGA